From the Rhea pennata isolate bPtePen1 chromosome 1, bPtePen1.pri, whole genome shotgun sequence genome, the window TGCTAGGTAAAACTGTTACTAACAGTCTGGAATCTTTTCTGTATGTAAGCACAATATTGGTTCATTGCACGGTTAGAAAAATCCTTCCATACAGGCACAGAACTACAGTAACAGCTTCTAAAATCTCTTAGGTGCATTTAATATTGGGGAGGAGCCTACCATTTCTTATAGAAATGTCTTATTCTTTCCTAACATGGTCAGTCCCCATAGTTACCCCTGTGGCTGAAATGTTGTCCTCTTCCTTTCATGTACAGTATGTTTCAGCTTCCCTACTTGGAGGATACACATATGCAAGCTGTTTGCTCACACATGTATCTGCAAGCACTAGCTCTTTTGGTGGAAAAAAGCAGGCTATAACATTCTCATTTTTGGTTCTCCCTCTCATCCTCTCCACAAATATTCTCATTCCCTAATTTCTTCTCTGCCTGAAGTTCCCTTTGGTTCTTACCTCTAGCGGTCTTCTCCTTCAGCTCTGTACTGTTCTTCTGTATGGCCAGTCCTCCCAGATGAAGCTATACGTTCTCACTCCAGCTACCAATTTTAGAAGAAGCAAATGCTAATGTTTGTACACAAGTTAAAAAGGTAACACAGAATCtaagtaagtatttatttccttgACAAGTAGATGagtttgagaaaaaataatctgaacaTTTTGATAAAGGAAGCATGTTGTACAAAGCAGACTCTTAACCTGGTGTATGTTATCAGTCTAGTAAATAACGTAAGTTGGTGTGCAATGGGTAACAGAGGCAGAATAACTGAACGGTGCAGTTTCTTGgcaagtgtgtgtgcatatgaAATGTTGTATTTACATATATGCTCATACAATGAAGGCATCCCAACTGAAAGACCTCAGTCCTTTGTAAGAGTAAAATTCCCACTACATACAGCAGGATCCAGATTCAGTTCTACAGGAGCAGAGGCATTGTTGTGTCTATTTTGTCACTAAAGCTTACATATTTCAGGAAACtacactgaaaacagaatattaaCAACACAGTCACGACCTTCTTATTTTGGCAGATATTCACAGACTTAAAATGTGGGTCTGTTTTTAGCACTATTTAATATGACTCATATTTATAGGAGTACACATCTTCCATCTCTTAACtgaaaacattgatttttttcctagagtaGGGAGTGTTATAGTGTGTGTattatataaaatgattttcctgTAGAAGTAAGCTCCTACTTAGAGCAAAGAGTAACTATCAAAGTCATaaatttcatcaaaaaatgTTAAGCTACCATTTATATCTCTCTGTAGAAAtcaattttgtctttattaATACTATTAATACTTGTATTAATATTAATACATGGCTTGCAGATGCCTTGAGCAAAATGCAGAAGATGGAACTAAATGCCGTTGGATGTAAGTATTTTGGCATAACAGCCAATACAAATGATGATGCAAGGGTGCCAGGAAGCAGAAGTGTGAGAAAAAGTAGACTTACACGTATCACCCTGGCATAAATGGCTAGTACTCTCTCTTCACCTAAATTTAGTGCTCCTTCCCCATGAAGAAAGTGCAAAACCTCTGAGTCTTTTGGCTATACTCTCATGTAGAAAAAAGAGTTGGAGAAGTGAagttgtatgtatgtatataaagtGATAACTACAAAAGAGTTTATAAATAACAAAGCTATGTTTGTTAGCTAAATATAGAACTGCTGGACAAAAGCGCAGCTTCTCATATTAGTGGGGGAAGAACTGTAAATAACCTCATAAAAAGCATAATCCTTTACTAACTCTGTCATGATATGGTCACTCTCCCAATGAATCCACTGCCAACAACTTGGCCATCCCAATACCATATGTCAGTATCTGTGCTAAGATATGTTAATTCAAATGATTAAGGATTAACAACTTTGTCAACAGGTGCACCTTCATGTGGATTCTACACTTCAGCCAAACATTTACTCACAAAATATCTGTTAATAGAAAGCATtgatgaaaaaaagcagatagtAGCTTCACGCTGTTGGCAAATCTCTTCCCTTTCTAATTCACATGCATCCAAATGATACAGAATGTGTGTGCTAGAGTACAATAGCATCTAAATTCTGACTGTAAATGTTGGGGATATACGCAAATTTTCCAGTGGAGACAATGACCATTGCAAGCGGGCTGTTGTCAGGATGAGATCTTTTGTGTTCAGTAGCAGGCAAAAGCCTTATTCCTGATCTTGGGTATACAAAGTTAATCTGAAGAGATTCCTCTGATTAATGCAGCAGAGAACAGAACCTGCCCTAGAGCTGCAGTTTTTCTTGAATAGTCACTGACTGTCTTAActtcaaaaagaacaaaactaggccaatataatttttaaaccCTCCTCAGTGTGCGTTGGtaaggtattttaaaagaaaagtcatgTACAGAGAAAGGTTCCTGTGCTGGAAAGCCTGTTTATGTGAAAGATGTGTCTAGCTGTTAGCATGCTGTAATGCATAACTATTGTTATACATGTAATTATTGTAATTGATCCAGTCATCTGCACACTGATATTCTTGATTAGACTGAATGTATGGGTGAtaaactgtttcttttcccaAGAAATAAGATGGAGAAAGTCTCTGTAAAACAACTGCACTGAACTGGTATGTCAGCTTCCTTCGAATTTTAATGATTTCACCTGTTCTTCCATAATTTCTCAGTGCTCTGGCCATTTTCTGATATGTCATGATCTTGCggtttccctttctttctccccacaGCTCTGCAAGTTTCTCCTTGTTTTTGGAGACAAATTGAAAGACACCATTGGGCTTATCCACCCATTGGATGCAGTTTGCCATAGCTGGATCATACAGAGACTCATGGAGGTACTCAAACAGTCGAAGTTTTTTTCTAcctattaagaaataaaatacaaaaggtCAGAACAGAGCTCATACTTGTTTTGAAAGATAAACAGTTGCCCTTTTCCTGGAAAGGATCTTAATGACAAAAGCATAGGTAAACCTAATACCCtgacacaaattaaaaaatcagttcAAACAATTCAACAAAAGACAAGCAACAGATTTAATGGGGTGATTGCTTTGAAATATGTACAGACTGACAGAAAGGGATCTGGTTATTAGATTTTCAACAGCAAGATATTTGGAGACCTTGACAAATATTTGATGACCTCACTGCTTGGTAGCTCTCAGAAGTCACTCTCAGGATCTTCAGACACATATTGGGCAGGTGTGTGGTCAAAGAGGCTATTACAGAAACTTACAGTTTCAGGCAGTGCAGTAAAGAGGTTTTGGAGAGCTAGTACGAATGTTCTCTAATAAATGCTTTCCCTGCTTAATCAAAACTCAAAGATTTTggagattaatttattttgtccaaatttatttcaggaaaGTTGCTGGGATGCAAGGTAGTCTGTTCAATGTAAGAAACATGACTGAACAGGAAGAGTAAGATAGTTTTGAATTATAAATTTTCCTAGTCGATAAGGAAACAGATCTTCTGGCATActacattttataaaagaaattcagaagtgtGAATTTTCATTCCAATgtagaataaaagcaagctgcAATACTACATTTGTCAGTTTAATGTTCTCCTCCCACAGCTTCAGATCTGAAACTTAAGTCTACCAAAGGGGCTTACTTAGTTTCACTTAGGTTTACTGGATCCATCTTTCTGAAGTGCTTCAAGTTTCCTTCATAAAGCCAAGTAACTGCTATAGGGAGGAAGAATTGAAAATTGTGAGGCAAAGAGGAATGCTTTGGAGAAATTAGAGTCTACGCAGAAGAATGTCTTCCACTTTAATCAAAGTGGAAATATACAGCTGCACCTAAAGACCATAAGATCTTGTCTTACATGGCTATTTTAAACCAGGAGCTGGGGAAAATGATAGTTGGTAAGGAGCACTGAGGTCAAGCCAAGACATCTGTTAGGGATGATGGTAACCCTGCATCTGGTGATAAGGAAATAGGAGAGGACGTGACAGCCAAACTAGGAAGAAGAAGAGCCTGAAATCAGAGGTACTTTCCAAAAATGTAATAAAGTGTCAGGAGCTAAATAAAAATTGGTCTGTGGCTATAAGCACATATTTTACTAGAAATATATGTAAGACTACGAAAATGAGAAGCTTAAAAGCAAACAGGTGAAGGAGGTTGCCTGGTCACGGTAAGCACTTCTGAATCATGGCAGAGGACCTCCTTAGGTCCTCATCAGCCTCAATTACCCTGTAATCCTATGGACCTATGGTAGGATGAATGAAACATCTGGATGTCTAGGTAGCTCAATAGAGCCTCTAGCTACTGCTGACAGAGTCTTTGCCGGAAAACGATAGCGTAGCCGTGTTGTACTAGCATCTCAGATTTCATGCTGTCCTTCCTCTTAGATCTGCTGTCATTTCTGTCTAGTTTTTAATTCCAGACACATCATTTCTAGCTGGTATCTTTGTCTGAGAGATCTTATTAGCTCGTATGTGCTAATGCAGCTATGTTTCTAGAGCCCAGCTATTATCTCTGAAGTGCCTCATCATGTGGATGCACCAGTTTGAACTGGAGTTAGTTCAGGGATGTTTGTACTCACATGCCATCGCACAAGCTAGCAATGTTCATTACTTGTTCCTGAGCTATTGTATGACATCAATCTAAGCTAACAGGCTAGTGTCTGCAGGTTTGTTGTGTGGTTACTGGAAAGAGGGGGGCTCCTCCAGAAGATGTTTCAGAACATCTGCATTAGACTTCTGTGCTGAATTGTCCTGGAGCAGCCTAATTGGCTGTTGTGGATAACAACAATTGGACACAGGTTGAACATGACCAGCAGTGTGCCGTTGTGGCAAAGGCAGCTaacagtatcctgggctgcattaggcaaaGCGTTGCCAGAAGGCCaagagaggtgatccttcccctcaactcagcactggtgaggtcTTATCTGAAGTGCTAGGTTCAGTTTTGGGCTCcacagtacaagaaagacagcTTTatggagtgagtccagcaaagggccacaaagatgatgaaggggctggagcatctctcatatgaatGATCTTGAAGTGCATGAACTGGACTCCTTTCAGAGGAAACTAAACTCAAAGATACACTCCAAAAGCATATCCAAGTCATTCCAGCTTTAGAACTCAGTGCCAGTCTTGAGATAGTCCTAAGTAAACTCCCTGTGAAATACTTTTAATACAGATATTGGCTCCTCAGTACTGATCATTTCCTCTACAAGTCCATTCGTAGCAGGCCACACTAACCTCTCATGCTTGAATAGGAGGCCAAGAGGACTAACCTTATTTAGGTGCACTGCAAATAGTCCTCCACATTAAAATTTCTGACATGAATATTGccatgaacaaagaaaacacaagaataGTCAATCATTCTAAAAGTTTTTGCAGCATAGCCTTCTGGAAAGGATAAGAAGACTGAATGCCTAATGTTAAAGAAAGATTAAACAGGAAGTGAAGTTTAATGGAGCAGTAACAGTTGAAGGTGACTTCAGCTAATACATGCCAAATTCCTCAGTGCAACACTGAGTAAGACTTAAAAAAACCAGTATTTCTGGATTGGCAGGCTTGCCTTTGAAGTAGCGTATTCCAAGCGTGGAAGTACAGGACTTGAAAGGAGGAGCTATTCCTCCCAAAGTCCCATGGAACATATAGTGGTGGTAGTAGTAgtaatagtagtagtagtagtagtagcgGAGCTActaagcaacagaaaacatgGTGTTCAACATCAGTGGGATAGGATGATATCAAAAACTGGCACCATATGGTTAAATTTGAGAGAAGGAGAtttcaaaaagcagtaaaaacagGAAGCTACTTGAAAAGACCCCATGGGCAAAAGTGAATCAGCTCAGAATGGAAGCTGTGGAAATCTCATCTAAGAGTCATAGAAAGGATGCTGAGTCCCAAATGAAAACTAAAGAATGAATGCAATAAACAACTGAAGTGTTGTAGGAGCTGAATCTTAGCAGTTTTACGCTATAACTattaaatgttaacatttttttcttgttaaaagtaaaaaaaaaaaaaagaaagaaaaagaaaaggagaaagaaaaagggggggaatAGAGAAAGCATTATTTgccaaagaattttaaaagaaacacaacaTCCATATCAAGTTATGTTCTTTCTACATACCTTTCCCTGCTTTtggctggccagcagcagcatgcaTCACTTGGTTTTCTGGAATATTCTGCAGGGAATGGTAGACAGTTTCATCTGCACAAAAATCCGCTGCACTGTTCTTCAAAAATTAAGACAAAGAGTTACTAATAGAGTGCATTctctgagaaaagagaaattttaactAATTAATTGCCTGAAGCCTTAAAAAACTAACTTTTCTTCACTTGACACACACAAGATTTTTCACAACCAGCGATGCATGCAGTGAACTGTATCAGTAAAGAGCAGCACCAGCTTAAGTCCAGTGGGAATGACTGCTCACTGGGGGAGAGCTTAAGGGGAAAAACACAGTAATTGCCTCACCGTGCACCTTGAACTGCTCTGCCGCAGGCAGAAAAGGCACTGTGAGTTCTTCTTCCAGAGTTGATAAAAGACGAGGCTCATCTGAGCAGTATCTTTAGACAGACTCTGTAGTTCCTGTGTCCTGCTCTGCTAATCTGCTGGCTGAAAATGGGGCTTTTGTGGAATCCAGCCAACTGAAATTATCTCCCCCACACTATTTTCCACCACTACCTGGAGGCCACACTTTCAGGTTTTTTAAGAGTGAGTACAGACGGTTCAGGCGGTTGAACGGTTGAACCTAGAATCCAACTAATGCTGGTCTTTCCAGCAATCTCCAGGCATACTgttggaaaagaaatcaaaggcaTGGTACTTCCTCACAGGGGCAGAAGCTGTGAGGACCCTGCGATGTGCTGTTCTCTGCCTGTTCCTCGGTAAGAGAGAGAAGCTCTTTTCCTTACTGTCTAGTAGGTTTGTTTGTCCTATTCCATGATGAACCACAGAAGAGCACCACAGACAAACCGTTAAGATGAATCCTAAAGAGTGACTACTACACgttttgcaaatatttcccAAGGCAGTTTCATCCTGGCCAGACTAGACTTATGCTGGAGTTAACATGATGATTTGTATTAGAAATTGCAAACAGGCTAGCTTTCCTTTTCCGGATGACTGTGTTGTTAGGAATTCACTGTTAGTTCACTTACTATTACATTTCTCCAGTTATATCCTGGGTCCTCTGCAGATGGTGCTGCAGAGTAGCTGGGACTTGCTCGGAAGTGAGGATGATGGTTGATCACAGTCAGGCAATTTCTATAACCTGAGAATTAGGAGGAAGGAGCAAAAACAGAGTGAGtagaagggagggaggagggaaaatcCCCAGTGGCAAGCAACCTAACATGTTACTGAGTCtgtcaaaatgcatttttcttacGACTTCTTATCAGATAATAAACTATCCAGGGCCAGGATGTTTTGTATCGGTGCATTATCCACCAATCTGTACATGGCTTTGTACACTGCAACTGCTAATGATATTCCTGGGCTGGATTTGTTTGCCTTCATAATGAGAAGcagtatttgttaaaataaaatgtcagttAACATTATGAAATAGTTTGGTTAATAGAAAATGGAGGGCCAAGCAGATCACCAAACATAATGAATCATTATGATAATATATGCgttagaaaggaaaagagaacatcATACAGTTTTCATGCAGACCATTAGCAATACAGGTAAGTATGTAGAAGGTTGCCTGGGCAAAGAATAGAAACTGGTAAACATGAACCTGGGCAATACCATCTCAGTTGTCCAAAAATGTTATTATGTCTGATCaactacaaggaaaaaaaaaatctcagaatatCTGCAATGCCAAGAAGAACAATATCCAAGGAGCCTAAGACCTGAGGATgtttaaaagaagcagaagagaacaCTGAATTGAGACATTTGGAagaaattacacatttttagGAGGCCAGAAGAAGACTTTAAAGGGTACATCTACTGTGATTGGAAACTTGGGTGCAGTTGTGGGACATCTAACTATTGAGTTGAAAGAGTTTAAAACCTCTCTTCATTGGCCCTGATGATAGATATATGcaagaacatttcaaaaaaatctatataatGGATCCTTCAACATGTATAAATTGCCATAGTAGTGGAGCCAAAAACCTTTCAACAGCATCTGAATATCTGGCCCAGTCTGTGTCCTATTTACATTTCAGTATATAGTtgataaatatgtaaataattttcCATGTATGAAAGTCATACCTAACTGAAGACAGTAGAAGTTTTGTTCTGGACTTAGAAGGCTTGTGATatagccttttattttcccttctttccatttctatttaAGATGTAAAATCACCTAGCACAAAAAGACTTTTAATTCTACAGCATTATAATTGCCAAAACCTTGCCTTCATTAGAACAATTTACAGCTTgcctatattttaaattttgtggaAAACTTACTCTAGAAGAGTACTCAAAGAAGTAAATACTccaagaaaaatgcatttttaataattatccAGACTTAATCTATCACtctacataaaaaatatttaaaatttgtattttaatgtaaaaaagtAATTGTGGAAATGAATTTCACCTTGGATCATTTTCCGCAAGTTGGTTGGATTCTTggtctttccttcttttttttttttttttttcccctcactagAATTCATTGTTATATGAGTTATActcacagcaaaataaaatggcatttttttttcaggaaacacTGAGAACTAGAAAAATGGCTGTTGCACTGTGGTTATATACACGTAGGAAAACAGAGCTCAGTGCACTTGGGTTAGTActggagagaaagggagaggggaacTGTCAAACAGTTTCCCTGTCTTGAGACTAGGAGGATGCATGCCACACCAGGCCGTGTAAATGCAGGGACTGCGACCCCTCAGAtattcttccctcttttcttcctcccagtgTGCCCTTCTCCTGTCCATTGAGCCACCTCTGGGAAATTACTCTCCCACGCAAAAATCTTAGGATGTACTTTCCTGTAAGAATATGAAGTGGTAAATGAAATGGagtaaaagtctttttttttacctgGTGAATATTGCATTTCAACATCGGAGTGCTGCTGCAGTACCTCTAAGGCATCTTCAAAAGCCTGGCCCAGTATGTCTTGATCAGAACAACTCTGCAAGAATAACATTCTTTTGTCAAGAGTCAGCAAAGACCAGGCTTGTTCCTTCAATATTCGATCAGGTGGAAAAGCCCAAATAAATACAGCAATTACATAGTATATACCTATATCACCCCATCTTGTTGGAATATACATTTTGCGGGCACTTAGGCCTTCCCATAATCTTTACTAGTATGAGAAAGTTCTCACTCCTTTGAGAAGTCTCTTTGAGGTCAATGGGACAACTCATGTGGGTAAAATTACTCActcatgaaaatgtttcaaagttCATTTCCTTAATTTGCAGCAGAAGTTTGCAGAAAGAGCGTTAATGTTATTAGATTACTTTACGGTATTCAATACAGAGATATATATCACTTACACAGCATGAGTTACAAAGCCAAAATTATCATTCAATAACATCGAAGtgtcaaaaaaaattacacaagaATTAGAAATTAGAAACCGGAAATGCATGAAAATGCTATACTACACCAGTATAGGAAACCACATTGtggattttcagaaaactgtttattgctgttttggcacatttgtatttaaatcaaagctaaaagaaaaaatctgagtttACATAATCACATATTCACATAAGGGTTAAGGTTGAAATGGACCTCAGGACAGGTATGGAGAGGTTTACCTAAGAGTTTTCTGTAGCTTGTTTGAAGCTTTCAGTAATGAGAGAGAATATTGTAGAATAACGAAAGAAGTACTGTACACTTACCATTATTTAGATACCAAAGCTGGAatcctgtttaaaataaataatattttaaaattgtatacttcaaaataaacaatatttctgTAAGTGCGAATAAAATTAATCGAATAGAGTAACTGCAGTTACTCCAGTGataacataaaatatatgtaataacACAGATAAAActaatttagaattaaaatgtgACATTTCTAATGAATTAAATAACTTGTAACAATGGatattgtcttttaaaattcattctttttcattacTAAAGCTTCCAGCTTCATTAATACTGTAACATTTTGATTATTATCCACATCATTATAAACATGTTTTAAAGACAGTATGAAGATGTTTTTGCTGACATTCAGCCTTAATTAGCTTAACTGCTTAATTCCCAAAGAAAATACTAACCTGAATTGAATGCAAGTGTttaagtttctgtttttcagatgtaATTGAAATAAGctaagttattttttccataaggCAGGTTAGCATACGGctatatatgaaaatacataaactCTCAGAGTAATTTTGAGTTCCATAAGTAAATTTGGTTGTTTATTAAGCATCGAAAATAGACAAAATTTCAGTCCAATCAACATGCGATATACTTTATTTACAACATTACTTAGAAATGAGTCTTTAGTACCCCCTTTTGGCACGATATACATTGTTACAGATTATAATAATCAAATCTTGTTGCACTGcagtttttttcttgctttcatttacAGTTACTATTTCcaaattgtaaaaataataacaagCACATCAGTATTTCACTCTTTAAATGTTTGATCAtagtgctttgaaaatactgGAAGCTCTGTTAGTAGTTCCAGCAGATGCAAAGTTGGTCCCTGTGTAAAgtattaaaatgtaaacaagtgacaaaatacttaaatataaaCGGGAAAGAATTTTATCCAACACTCACCACGAATACTCTAAGCTAGTAATTATGCTTCAGATAACATGtacatattttaacataaagTAGTGTCAAAACTTTTACAAGTTTTCTAAACCTTGATGACTGAACACATATGTTTGAGGGATCTTGCCATAAGAAATCGTGGTGATtaattgacttcagtgaaatcaATGACTTTGTCAAGTCTTCTTGACTCTAGTGCAGCAAGTATGTCACTAGAGTGATCTAATCTTATTCGAAAATGAAGAGGGACCAAATCAATCCTTTAGCTATAAGGGTGGCCACAGATTCACGGGATCTGTAGATCTATAGAGCTGTATCTCCTTTGTAAAGATCCTAAGCTAGTGTTCCCCTGATTTTAACTAATCCACTCTCcttaaaatgcttttgcctAACTAAAACTCCAAACTGGTATGTGGTAACCTTGGCTGAACATCTGTAGTCATTGCTGATGCTTTTCAAAGCCTAAAAAGATACAAGTATCAGCAAAGTACTCTTGAATGGTCATATCATTTATACAGCTGtaatcatatttaaaagaagCTATACCTTaggtaagtttaaaaaaaaaaaaatctgaacactTACCTAGAATTTCAACTCCACATGTAACACAAGAATCAGTCTGGCTTCATACATAAATGAAAGCCCGAGTTCCCACAGCAATGGGCTGGCAAAGGGGCTGCGTTAAATAGCTGATTTTAGGGAAGTGCTTCAactagggatttttttttaagagtaaagGTATAGTGCACTACTAGCACAGCCTTTCATTCTGTACAAAATAAGGGTGATTTATACTGGACTAAAACAAAGTGTTTTAGTTATTGTCCAAACCCTGTAGATTCTAATCCCTAGGGTAGATTCTGGCTTTGGAGCATCCCAACAGAGCTGTCACTGGTTTGTTACCAGGCAAGGGGAAAAATCCTACATCCCTGATCTGTCCCATACAGCTTGCAGGAGACCTTCAGGTTTTATCTGATCTTTCTGGTTAGCTCAGTGTAAGTGGATCGAACTAGACCCCAAATAAAAGCCCTGCATGTTTGGGGAAATTTCAGATCTCTACTTCAAAGTTCAGATTTGTAGCTCAGGCCCAGCTCTACTCTAAAACATTTGGTAAAGATTCAGATTTTAGTCTGGAGCTAGTCCTGGAGCTAGCTGTAGTTGCTGATTTGCCATATGCCTTCTGTGCAGCTACAAGCCATGCTACTCTGTTTTTTCAGTACAAAGCTTCTTATTGTTGACATAACCCAGCCTGTGCGTTAGTTCTTTGCAGCCAATTCAGAGGCACATTCTACAAAATTTCCTCATCACGTGCCATGAAACTGCTGTACAGATTGCTGTGCAATCACCTCTAATGCTATTTAGATACACTCCCTCAACCAACAACCATAGTCAAGAATTAGCCTCCACCTGGTTATGAATGCTGACTGCAGGTAATCTGAAGCCAGTGTTAACATCAGCTATCATTTGCTGGTTTCAGATGTGAGCTGCCTTTTGCAAATTCAAACTATAAACTTTCCAAATATCTGCCAttcttttctaatgaaatacattaatatatgtatatgttttttttgaactacatttcattttgtgGCATTTCTTTACTATGACTTTGGTTTATAAAGGAAAATGACCAGGAACAGTGctcttaaaacagcaaaatgtgaCTCAGCACAGGTTTATAGGCCTAATTTGATTACAAAATTAACTTCCTCTCCATCTGCTATCTATAATTTGATGCAGttaacttttctctttaatgtGAAAAAGCATAGATTTCAGAGTTCACTTCCTTTCTACAGTAGGCATACATAGCagattttaaattatgaatGAGCTCCAAGGCTTTTCTCTAAAGGAACAGctacatttatattttgcaCAGCGTTAATTCTCAGTGCTAGAGACTACCTTCTACCTGGAGTCATAGACAACTCAGTTCAGAAAAATTCCATTGAAATTAATGACATTTCTGTACCGTAACATATGTCTGAATCTGGCCCGGATTCCTCCTGGATGGCTTTAGATAAACGGTGCATTCATAGAAGCTCTACTGCTGCAACCTAAGCTGCCTACACCTACATTTAGACCTGAAGTTGGGCAGTTAGTATTCTGCCCTCCTGCGTTCCCCATCCTGCTCGTAGTAGCAGATGGTGAACATCCAGAGATCAAAGGTTTTGACACCATTAAAATGATCAATTTTGCTAAATTAAATTGCTTGTTCAGGACATCTTCATTTAAAGTAAGAGGTTATATTGTCAGACAAGCCAACGAAATACAcgttttcaaaggaaatgggaAGGTACAAACACACAGCATTAAACTGAAAGCAACCACTGTCTCCTGGGCGAATTTAGTCTCCCTACACCATTTGCACAGTTTGACCTGTTATAAGCCCAGACCAGAGGCTTGGTTTGCTTCCATGTGAAggccacagcagctctgaatggGCTGTGTAAGGTCCATCTCAAGACGGGGAGCCAGCTAACTCCTCAACAGATCCCAGAGCAGTCAAGTCAGACTGCACGTTGGCCTCTGACAAGAACTGTCCTTACAAagtctgctttgatttttgcatttgatGGGAAGACAGATTGCagcaaaaaagag encodes:
- the SPIC gene encoding transcription factor Spi-C; its protein translation is MYIPTRWGDIGIYYVIAVFIWAFPPDRILKEQAWSLLTLDKRMLFLQSCSDQDILGQAFEDALEVLQQHSDVEMQYSPGYRNCLTVINHHPHFRASPSYSAAPSAEDPGYNWRNVINSAADFCADETVYHSLQNIPENQVMHAAAGQPKAGKGRKKLRLFEYLHESLYDPAMANCIQWVDKPNGVFQFVSKNKEKLAELWGERKGNRKIMTYQKMARALRNYGRTGEIIKIRRKLTYQFSAVVLQRLSPSYFLGKETVYHPYIQSNQEYQCADDWINYNNYMYNNSYALQHANS